DNA sequence from the Armigeres subalbatus isolate Guangzhou_Male chromosome 1, GZ_Asu_2, whole genome shotgun sequence genome:
TCttcttgaataattttctgtacACATTCCCGCATAGCTGAAGCGGATGGTCGCTTAAATCTTTCTCTAAGGCACCAATTCGACAGTTCTAACAATTTCTTTCCACTTGAAATCCATTTAGGGAGCTCATTCTCTAGAACCCTACGATCCACCATGCTCTTTAAGTCAGCCCCTCTCGCGGTAACGCGTTCAATCAAATCTCCTTCGCCGTCCGGTAGCACCTCAGTTAAGACCTCCTCTCCGGTCACCACTTCAGCCAGCACAACCCCGAACGAGTAGACATCTAGAGCCGGTGTAATATTACCTCGCATAGCCTCCGGTGAAATGTAGGGCCTCGTTCCACTCACCTCCGTGGCTGTTGTACTGTCTATTCGTTTCACCAATCCAAAGTCGCACAACTTGGCTGTGTCTCTGTGCAAGAGAATGTTCGCCAGTGTCACATCCCGGTGTACGACTTGTACCAGCGGACTGTGAAGATATTCCAAAGCAGCAGCTATTCCGGAGAGATAGCTAAGACGTTGGCCAACTGCTAACCGCAGCTGGTTTTTCCGACTTTTGTCTAAAGCTGCTCCCAGAGTACCATCCGGAAGATACTCGTATATTAGGCATAACGTAGCATCTTCCGAGAAACCAATTAGTTTCACTATATTCGGGTGATGATACTTGGAAAGTATCTCGAGCTCTCGATCGAACTTTTCTCTATATTTGTAATTGGTAGGAAACAATCGCTTCACTGCAGACACGGGATAAGAAGTTGTAAGATTCAGTGCTAAAAATACTTCACCAAATCCACCAATCCCCAATACTCGACCGTCCGGATTTAGAGGATTGCGATTCGTGAAACGCTTTGTATCGAATTCGGCGGTGACGTTTCTGAGCAAATCGAAAGAGACTTTGATTAATGATGGTGCAGCTGGGATGGACGTCGAAGAAAATGCCATTAGGTTCGTTGCTCTGCTGGATTCTTCAACGCTACTACTTTCTTGTTGGGTTGAGTATGATGAAGCAGATTCACTGATCGACTCCTCTGATTGACCAATGATCGAAAATCGGGGTAAATCATTTCTGGATTGTGACTCCTCGAAATTGTCCAGTAATGCTGAAATGGCGGGTATTCTGAAAGAATTGAAAAGGGGTAAAACCGTAAATATAAGCAGGTTGGGTTTTAGTATATATGAATAGATCTCTTACTCGACATTTACGCTTTCTTCCGACTGAACTGCAGGGCCAAAGATGGAGAGGTTGGGCACTTCACCAGCTTCATGAATGGTAGGTAACACCATTGGCAGCATTCGAAACTGAGACGTTGATTCACTCGCTACTGATGATGCTCTACTGCTACCACTTGCACTGTCCGATGTTGAAGAAACTGTTACGCCTTCAATAGTTTGCCTAGGAGTCCTATCATTGTCAGAAAAACTAGTTTCAGTTAGCTGAGCATTTTGTTCTTCTGTTTTCATCAAATCACTAATCATCGGCACTACTCCACTTAATTGATCATTGTTATCACTGTTGGAAATTAAAGGCAGTGATCCGTCGAAAATCGAATCCGGAACAGCCTGAGGAGGATTGACCACTTCTTCTCGCTTTGTCAGTAGAATGTTATCCAAATTGTTTACTAATGTTAAAGATGAATCCACATCCTGTAAGGCAGTTGAGTTTGGATACGAAATCTCCTCTAACAACTTATTTGTTTCTCGATCCAGTTCCAAATCCACATTGATTGGTGCTGCTGGACCACAAACGGGTCGCTCGGGTTCGGGTATCTTCAGGAGATTTGCTATGTGATCAGCGGCTCGATACAGGCCACCTTTAACGGCCAGAGTGTACAGATGTCCCAATGTAGGTCGTTCTTCTTTTCGTCCGGATGTTCCCCACTCTTCCAGAAGAAGGCGTGCTCGACCTGTGTTCTGCGCTTTTCCATAATTGTCCAGCTCACTGAAATACGGTGGTTTATTAGATAACAATGATTACATGTTGTAGGATCAAAGAAATAACACACTCTTACATATAAGCATATTTTGATTTATAATCCTAGATTAAATCTCTAAAATTAAAACATACGATTCACTTTAGAAGATATTAGGATTCACCTATCAACGTCACTATGCCGAGCAAAGATAACTAATCCATCGTTTGGACGGATGACTCACCTCTCTTGCGCTCCGTTGTACTTTATTGGATAGCTCCCGGCTGGTTGTTCGACGTCGGCAATCCGTCTGGGGATTAGGTAGAACAGCGTACGCCAGTCATGCTCCAGAACACTAACCAGGCCGTCCAGCTCGAACTGCACTTGGCGAATCTCCGTAGAATGGGAGTATGTTGTCATGATATTCCGATTTATCTCTAAGCACAATGCCGTTATAATTTCTTTTTAGCAAGCACCTGTTAATTAACACAACGTTTATGTTACCAAATCGAATAATTTTTacggttttgttttgtttatatgccaaaatatttatttattacaacTACAACTGGCATACAATTTATtgtcaaaaaaatatcaaactaTACCTACACTGTATGAAAAATGTACCTAGTTTCAGGTAATTATTCCTTGTGTCCTCTCCTCTgctgaaaaaaaactgatttgggCTCCGGATTTGGGATAATAATTATTAGGTCATCTCTGGAATTTTTCTGCAAAACAAGCAAAAAAGtactttaaataaatttcttctAGTGGACACTTTTTAATCCATGtattatataatattatataCAATCCATATTATATATACTTTTTAATCTATTAATTTCAATTAACGTGTAATCGATGATCGCGCAATGCTTTTGACATATTTGacagttttcaaaactttaaaaaCAATCGACGCACCGTGCCGTCGTGTGTTTACATTCAGTTTGTATGGTGTGCAACGAGCATCTGCTTACGTTCCGGAACATTATCCGAGAAATTAGCGGACATCGCATGCCGCTTCGAACACAAATTGAGTTCAATACCGCTCGGAACTTAATCGCGTTGCTTCCCCGGCTACCGGATTTGATTTTTCATCCAATTTACTGCCACTAGTGTTCCTCAAAACAATTGGTAAGCATGGAGCGGAATCACCACGAAGATCAGTGTAACGAAATTGAGGCGCTCGATTCGATCTACTGTGGGGAGCTGGAGGTCCTGGCAACGGAACCGTTGCATCGGTTTAAACTTCCGATTGCAACCACGGAGTACGACCAGGAAGTGGAAACGGAAGGACTGTCGTGTAAACTCGTGTTCAGCTACACAGAAAAATACCCGGACACAGCACCACTGGTAGAGATTGAAGATCCGGAAAACTTTCGTGATGGGTACGAGGAAGGACTTCTAGAGCATGTTCAGCAAACGGTAAGTTATTGGTGCTTTCTAGATTCATAAGAGGTCGGTTGTGTGTAGTTCTGGTGAAATATGCATAGATTAATGATAAGTAATGTATTGGTGCTGGCATCAAATGCTCTCAATATGATGCTGTTAGATGTGTCATCAATTTATTAAATTACATTTCCTCCCACAGATTCAagaaaacatcggaatcgaGATGATTTTCTCGTTGGTAAGTTCGGCACAGGAATGGCTGAATTGCAAATATGACGAGCTGAAGAATGAGGCCGAAAACGAGAAAGAGGAAGCGAagcgacttctggaggaagaggAAAGGAAAAAGTTTGAAGGCACTCGCGTT
Encoded proteins:
- the LOC134205096 gene encoding RWD domain-containing protein 1, with product MERNHHEDQCNEIEALDSIYCGELEVLATEPLHRFKLPIATTEYDQEVETEGLSCKLVFSYTEKYPDTAPLVEIEDPENFRDGYEEGLLEHVQQTIQENIGIEMIFSLVSSAQEWLNCKYDELKNEAENEKEEAKRLLEEEERKKFEGTRVTVESFMVWKTGFERDMGITERKEKILGETRKLTGKELFLLDNTLNESDLKFLMDAGEPIESVRIDESLFQNIEDLELDSDDDDDEDYVPNEK
- the LOC134205094 gene encoding uncharacterized protein LOC134205094, coding for MTTYSHSTEIRQVQFELDGLVSVLEHDWRTLFYLIPRRIADVEQPAGSYPIKYNGAQESELDNYGKAQNTGRARLLLEEWGTSGRKEERPTLGHLYTLAVKGGLYRAADHIANLLKIPEPERPVCGPAAPINVDLELDRETNKLLEEISYPNSTALQDVDSSLTLVNNLDNILLTKREEVVNPPQAVPDSIFDGSLPLISNSDNNDQLSGVVPMISDLMKTEEQNAQLTETSFSDNDRTPRQTIEGVTVSSTSDSASGSSRASSVASESTSQFRMLPMVLPTIHEAGEVPNLSIFGPAVQSEESVNVEIPAISALLDNFEESQSRNDLPRFSIIGQSEESISESASSYSTQQESSSVEESSRATNLMAFSSTSIPAAPSLIKVSFDLLRNVTAEFDTKRFTNRNPLNPDGRVLGIGGFGEVFLALNLTTSYPVSAVKRLFPTNYKYREKFDRELEILSKYHHPNIVKLIGFSEDATLCLIYEYLPDGTLGAALDKSRKNQLRLAVGQRLSYLSGIAAALEYLHSPLVQVVHRDVTLANILLHRDTAKLCDFGLVKRIDSTTATEVSGTRPYISPEAMRGNITPALDVYSFGVVLAEVVTGEEVLTEVLPDGEGDLIERVTARGADLKSMVDRRVLENELPKWISSGKKLLELSNWCLRERFKRPSASAMRECVQKIIQEEF